One part of the Megachile rotundata isolate GNS110a chromosome 16, iyMegRotu1, whole genome shotgun sequence genome encodes these proteins:
- the LOC100874883 gene encoding uncharacterized protein LOC100874883: MLDTESRHGTGLVQGPTRDPWLTMDYYLGTDSLSLQEMLDVDIKCEIEGVIGGHTELGFNFTDMSTLEMDDDPIGCQNDISGWFGSTSFINGNSNSSNSNFNLDLSGSDAASIMVNPNSVMPHIAIRSPSPNNGRRHFSFSMKKEIKEEKIDIEDEPENDTNSYIENENENENENDNENEIENENENENDNDNENENENENENGEENEIGNDTETEQYENDITETEEDSDDEQELSKSVTPSKLKTVSISTIKTSSPQFIKTQSTPKINGMSGIRVQNFKLLQSPQTPQHVRKQIYNNNVHVSPGATTVASMKREKEFDLSDYDDKPYPKPAYSYSCLIAMALKNSQTGSLPVSEIYNFMCEHFPYFKTAPNGWKNSVRHNLSLNKCFEKIEKPAGNGNQRKGCLWAINPAKVAKMDEEVQKWSRKDPLAIKKAMIYPDHLELLERGEMKYAGSGDVSEETESSGDEAAEESTTYDESIHSHIAANSVTDSYDESSQDCDIDITEHLYDEIDIEEHKDALHMQLNISKQESFEYELSPSTKRQKTLTGAIQGNYLYQPVTTSRRKTPLFLRAGMGNGSFLKID, encoded by the exons ATGTTGGATACGGAGAGTAGACACGGTACTGGGCTGGTTCAGGGACCGACGAGGGACCCTTGGCTCACGATGGATTACTACCTCGGCACGGACAGTTTGTCGTTGCAAGAGATGCTCGATGTCGACATCAAATGCGAAATCGAAGGAGTTATCGGTGGACACACGGAATTGGGTTTCAATTTCACCGACATGTCCACTTTAGAGATGGACGACGATCCCATTGGATGTCAGAACGATATCAGCGGATGGTTCGGCTCCACCAGTTTCATCAATGGAAACAGCAATAGCTCCAATAG CAACTTCAACCTTGACCTGAGCGGGAGCGATGCCGCTTCCATCATGGTGAATCCGAACTCCGTCATGCCTCACATAGCGATCCGAAGTCCTAGTCCAAACAACGGGAGAAGGCACTTCTCGTTTTCCATGAAGAAGGAAATAAAGGAGGAGAAAATTGATATCGAGGACGAACCAGAAAACGATACTAATAGTTACATAGAGAACGAGAACGAGAATGAGAACGAAAACGATAACGAGAACGAAATCgagaatgaaaatgaaaacgaGAACGACAACGATAACgagaatgaaaatgaaaatgaaaacgaGAATGGAGAGGAGAATGAAATTGGCAATGACACCGAGACGGAACAGTACGAGAACGATATTACGGAAACGGAAGAGGATTCCGATGACGAACAAGAACTTTCCAAATCTGTAACACCGTCCAAGTTGAAAACAGTTTCGATATCTACGATCAAAACGAGTTCGCCTCaattcataaaaacacaatcaacCCCGAAGATAAACGGCATGTCCGGCATCAGGGTACAAAACTTCAAGTTGCTGCAAAGTCCTCAGACACCGCAGCACGTGCGGAAGCAGATCTATAACAACAATGTTCACGTCAGTCCAGGAGCCACCACTGTGGCTTCGatgaaaagagagaaagaatttGATTTGTCCGACTACGATGACAAACCCTATCCCAAACCGGCTTATTCGTATTCCTGTTTAATCGCAATGGCGTTGAAAAATAGTCAGACGGGTTCTCTACCTGTTTCCgagatatataattttatgtg cgaACACTTTCCATATTTTAAAACGGCTCCGAACGGTTGGAAGAATTCTGTAAGGCACAATTTGTCGTTGAACAAGTGCTTCGAGAAAATTGAGAAGCCTGCAGGAAATGGAAACCAGAGAAAAGGTTGTCTGTGGGCTATCAACCCAGCTAAAGTGGCCAAGATGGATGAAGAAGTTCAGAAGTGGTCTAGGAAAGATCCTCTGGCTATCAAGAAAGCAATGATATATCCAGATCACTTGGAACTCCTCGAGAGGGGTGAAATGAAGTACGCGGGCAGTGGTGACGTATCGGAAGAAACGGAGAGTTCTGGAGACGAAGCCGCCGAAGAAAGCACGACGTACGACGAGTCCATCCACAGTCATATAGCTGCAAATTCTGTGACGGATAGCTACGACGAAAGCAGTCAAGACTGTGATATAGACATAACGGAACATCTCTACGACGAGATCGACATCGAAGAGCACAAGGATGCATTGCATATGCAGCTGAATATCTCGAAACAGGAATCGTTCGAATACGAACTTAGCCCCAGTACGAAAAGGCAAAAGACGTTGACCGGTGCAATACAGGGAAACTATTTGTATCAACCTGTAACTACGTCGCGAAGAAAAACACCACTGTTTCTGCGAGCCGGCATGGGAAACGGTTCTTTTCTTAAAATCGATTAA